Proteins found in one Candidatus Palauibacter polyketidifaciens genomic segment:
- the secE gene encoding preprotein translocase subunit SecE: protein MAGIVRRTQEFAEQVQVEMRRVTWPDKDQLRGATIGILIFVFIMAIVIGAMDSVFAAAVRFIVRSFGG, encoded by the coding sequence TTGGCCGGCATCGTCAGAAGAACCCAGGAATTCGCGGAACAGGTACAGGTCGAGATGCGTCGGGTCACATGGCCCGACAAGGATCAGTTGCGCGGTGCAACGATCGGCATCCTGATCTTCGTCTTCATCATGGCCATCGTCATCGGGGCCATGGATTCGGTCTTCGCGGCGGCGGTGCGATTCATCGTCAGGTCGTTCGGTGGCTGA
- the rpmG gene encoding 50S ribosomal protein L33 codes for MRVRITLECTECKERNYSTTKNRRTHPQRAEQKKFCRRCNGHKMHKETR; via the coding sequence ATGAGGGTTCGGATCACGCTCGAGTGTACGGAGTGCAAAGAGCGCAACTATTCGACGACGAAGAATCGGCGGACCCATCCGCAGCGGGCCGAGCAGAAGAAGTTCTGTCGCCGCTGTAACGGACATAAAATGCACAAAGAGACACGGTAA